In Candidatus Berkelbacteria bacterium, the following are encoded in one genomic region:
- a CDS encoding type IV secretion system DNA-binding domain-containing protein, producing the protein MTFVVINLVFSALLIVGAVWLWKRTSKGSSSKESWPGGLDEYTLLSLSVPKNNTAKPEAAEQFFAALHGIFREGATEQPRISLEIVSRRQSITFFVYVPANLKDFVVSQIFAQYPNIEIKEIGPEEDYVTLPEEKRFVATELTLKRPTAFPIKTFLNFEVDPLATTTGVLSSLTGDEEVWIQTIVRPADDDWQDLGRDEVKNLKEPPKKPKGVTELLVNESKELFVGFFKQIISPEGGGEEKKEDKKDNELGGPEQQAIKAIEEKITKLGFEANVRILAAASEEHVAKAKLEQVVGAYKQFNTLNLNAFIVKDMVTDRSVLDLFKHRAMGDRDIILNITELATLYHFPSETVSTPTIAWAGAKKGEPPSNLPVLGSVPADDLTVLAQTNFRNNITKFGIKRHDRRLHAYIIGKTGTGKSTFIENMIYDDIREGRGVAVVDPHGELIDHVLAFLPADRIPDVVYFNPADHEFPVGFNVLENFDNNPEMKNVIASGVVGIFKKIFGESWGPRLEYILRNSILAVLEYPNSTLLSVMRILTDNSYRRLVINEVKDPVIRDFFVNEYEKYEPKFRQEAIAPIQNKVGQFLSSSTIRNIVGQPKSTMRMDEVMNNGKILLADLSTGKIGEDNSALLGSMLVTKIQLAAMGRTRIAEADRRDFYLYVDEFQNFATDSFATILSEARKYRLNLVMVNQYIAQMPETVRDAVFGNVGTMVSFRVGSNDAEAMKSEFEPVFDVNDLVNLPNRQIYIKMAIDGVTAPAFSANTLPPPADKTDVVSQVVESSREQFSMSKTDVEDYIAEWSAPIDLSAVEAGKAAGEGSTVTLAGPGNVTPQDKGFANAEPTNVAKKPEQETTPSLPKGSKIEILKDRFSRNWYAVTGSGELKNEPDGQVENDVDPSPVEQVRDVVVTPPVREGVIAEETAPIIEKHIAQEIGESEQKKAGGDDWSRGDIEQSAQDRLITWDQAETLGLTNESKATSKPTDSGLQPIDEL; encoded by the coding sequence ATGACGTTTGTGGTGATTAATCTTGTCTTCAGCGCTTTACTGATTGTTGGAGCCGTATGGCTTTGGAAACGGACAAGTAAAGGCAGCAGCTCCAAGGAAAGCTGGCCTGGCGGTCTCGATGAATATACCTTACTCTCACTTTCGGTACCTAAGAATAACACTGCTAAGCCTGAGGCGGCAGAGCAATTCTTTGCTGCCCTACACGGAATTTTTAGGGAGGGTGCTACCGAGCAACCACGTATCAGCCTGGAGATTGTCTCGCGCCGGCAGAGCATTACATTCTTTGTCTACGTTCCGGCTAATCTAAAAGATTTTGTTGTTAGTCAGATCTTTGCCCAATACCCTAATATTGAAATCAAAGAAATCGGGCCGGAGGAAGACTACGTTACTCTGCCGGAAGAGAAGCGGTTCGTTGCCACTGAGTTAACTTTAAAGCGGCCGACAGCTTTCCCAATTAAAACGTTTCTTAACTTCGAAGTTGATCCGCTCGCTACGACCACGGGAGTCTTAAGCAGCTTAACGGGTGATGAAGAAGTTTGGATCCAAACCATTGTTCGTCCTGCTGATGATGACTGGCAGGACTTAGGGCGTGATGAAGTGAAGAACCTCAAAGAACCACCTAAAAAACCAAAGGGTGTCACTGAGCTACTCGTAAATGAAAGCAAAGAATTATTTGTCGGCTTCTTTAAGCAAATCATCTCGCCCGAGGGGGGCGGGGAGGAAAAGAAGGAAGACAAGAAGGACAACGAACTCGGCGGGCCAGAGCAGCAGGCGATAAAAGCGATTGAGGAAAAAATCACCAAGCTTGGGTTCGAGGCTAATGTCCGTATTCTTGCCGCGGCTAGTGAAGAACATGTTGCTAAAGCCAAGCTAGAACAAGTCGTCGGGGCCTATAAGCAGTTCAATACGCTCAATCTAAACGCCTTCATCGTTAAAGACATGGTTACCGACCGCAGCGTCCTGGACCTATTTAAACACCGGGCGATGGGGGATAGGGACATTATTCTCAACATTACGGAGCTCGCAACGCTTTATCACTTTCCTTCTGAAACTGTATCGACGCCAACCATTGCTTGGGCTGGAGCGAAGAAAGGGGAACCGCCCTCTAACTTGCCTGTTCTCGGTAGCGTGCCAGCCGACGACTTAACAGTGCTTGCCCAGACTAATTTCCGTAATAACATCACAAAATTCGGCATTAAACGACATGACCGGAGGCTGCATGCTTACATTATCGGTAAAACGGGTACAGGAAAATCCACATTTATCGAGAATATGATTTACGATGATATCCGGGAAGGGCGAGGCGTGGCGGTTGTTGATCCGCACGGCGAGCTTATTGATCACGTATTAGCCTTCTTGCCCGCCGATAGAATCCCCGACGTGGTTTACTTTAACCCGGCTGATCACGAGTTTCCGGTCGGCTTTAACGTCCTGGAGAACTTCGACAACAACCCAGAAATGAAGAACGTCATCGCTTCCGGCGTCGTCGGTATCTTCAAAAAAATCTTCGGCGAATCTTGGGGGCCGCGTCTTGAATACATCCTGCGCAACTCAATTCTCGCAGTGCTCGAGTATCCCAACTCGACGCTACTTAGCGTGATGCGGATCCTAACGGATAATTCTTACCGCCGCTTAGTTATTAATGAAGTGAAGGACCCGGTGATTCGCGACTTCTTTGTTAATGAGTACGAAAAATACGAACCAAAATTCCGCCAAGAAGCGATTGCGCCGATTCAAAATAAAGTCGGTCAATTTCTCTCAAGCTCAACCATCCGTAATATTGTTGGTCAACCGAAATCAACAATGCGTATGGATGAAGTCATGAATAACGGCAAGATTTTACTGGCGGATTTGTCGACCGGAAAAATCGGCGAGGATAACTCGGCCTTGCTTGGTTCGATGTTAGTAACAAAGATTCAGTTAGCGGCGATGGGACGAACACGTATTGCCGAGGCCGATCGGCGAGACTTCTATTTGTATGTTGATGAGTTTCAGAACTTTGCCACGGATTCTTTCGCCACAATCCTCAGTGAAGCGCGCAAGTATCGCCTCAATCTTGTCATGGTCAACCAATATATCGCTCAGATGCCGGAGACAGTGCGCGATGCGGTTTTTGGCAACGTCGGAACAATGGTCTCGTTCCGTGTCGGATCGAACGACGCCGAGGCAATGAAGAGTGAGTTTGAGCCGGTATTTGACGTCAACGATTTAGTTAATCTACCAAATAGGCAGATCTATATTAAGATGGCGATCGACGGCGTTACGGCGCCGGCATTTTCCGCCAACACTTTACCGCCGCCGGCGGATAAAACGGACGTAGTGAGCCAGGTGGTAGAATCCAGCCGCGAGCAATTCAGTATGTCTAAAACAGACGTTGAAGATTATATCGCCGAGTGGTCAGCGCCGATTGACTTGAGCGCGGTTGAAGCTGGCAAGGCGGCCGGGGAAGGTAGTACCGTGACGTTGGCCGGTCCGGGTAATGTGACACCTCAGGACAAGGGTTTTGCTAACGCAGAACCAACTAATGTCGCCAAAAAGCCCGAGCAAGAGACGACGCCGTCACTACCAAAAGGCTCGAAGATTGAGATTCTAAAAGACCGTTTCAGTCGCAATTGGTACGCCGTCACTGGCAGCGGTGAGCTAAAAAATGAACCTGATGGACAGGTTGAAAACGACGTCGACCCCTCACCAGTTGAACAGGTGCGGGACGTTGTGGTTACTCCGCCTGTTCGCGAAGGCGTTATTGCTGAAGAAACAGCCCCAATTATCGAGAAGCACATCGCCCAGGAAATAGGGGAGAGCGAGCAGAAAAAAGCTGGCGGCGATGATTGGAGTAGGGGAGACATCGAACAAAGTGCCCAAGATCGCTTAATAACCTGGGATCAAGCCGAGACCCTAGGCCTGACGAACGAGAGTAAAGCGACATCTAAACCAACTGATTCAGGCCTGCAGCCAATTGACGAATTATAA
- a CDS encoding redoxin family protein — protein MTRRLILPIGFLLVVIAIAIGLSVFNTGPSYTDNKKASELIKPYLVNEAIKPVTLKDGDGKIVTIDSSVPDKTLITLWDATCGECAIGLPVISAFAAAHPDINVVYVNVKNNKEQADEALKKYNLTFETLYDAEGATSKAWFATMPATYYIRGGYFKAFFPGRIGAEHLNAILTLN, from the coding sequence ATGACGCGGCGGTTAATCCTGCCGATTGGTTTCTTGCTGGTAGTTATTGCCATAGCAATTGGGCTCTCGGTCTTTAACACTGGCCCAAGCTATACCGATAACAAAAAAGCCAGCGAATTAATCAAGCCGTACTTAGTTAATGAGGCAATTAAGCCTGTCACACTGAAGGACGGCGACGGTAAGATCGTGACAATTGATTCCTCCGTGCCTGATAAAACTCTCATCACACTTTGGGATGCGACATGCGGCGAGTGTGCCATCGGCCTGCCCGTCATTAGTGCGTTCGCTGCGGCACACCCAGACATTAACGTCGTCTACGTTAATGTTAAAAATAATAAAGAGCAGGCTGATGAGGCACTCAAGAAATATAACCTCACCTTTGAAACACTTTACGATGCTGAGGGCGCAACCTCGAAGGCCTGGTTCGCGACGATGCCCGCTACCTATTATATACGCGGTGGTTATTTCAAAGCTTTTTTCCCGGGCCGTATCGGCGCCGAACACCTTAACGCCATCTTGACCCTGAACTAA
- a CDS encoding 50S ribosomal protein L10 encodes MRAQKEALVESLVTDLQESRVALIVAYTKLNMKANDELRTKTFEQNGKIKMLSNNLLRLILKRLGREIDIPEKTLALAYGFQDEVTAAKTLVEFGKETEALEVLGGWIDGSFFDASQVKTLASLPNKETLQAQLVGRLGGLIGSLAYSLNYPMQKFAFVVEAVKSSQPASPVVEEAKTEVTEAANAESGQPKEETETVETPAQTSEENAEVSTEESEIKEEKESFDSAQDEEVNNKEEVKENNE; translated from the coding sequence GTGAGAGCCCAAAAAGAAGCTTTAGTTGAATCGCTGGTCACCGACCTGCAGGAGTCACGTGTCGCCCTGATCGTTGCCTACACCAAGCTTAATATGAAAGCTAACGACGAACTGCGCACTAAAACTTTCGAGCAAAACGGCAAGATCAAAATGCTTTCCAACAACCTGCTGCGCCTAATTTTAAAGCGCCTGGGGCGAGAGATTGACATCCCTGAAAAAACCTTGGCCTTAGCTTACGGTTTCCAAGATGAAGTAACTGCCGCTAAAACTTTGGTTGAATTCGGTAAAGAAACCGAAGCGCTGGAAGTTTTAGGGGGCTGGATCGATGGTAGTTTCTTCGATGCCTCCCAAGTCAAAACACTGGCTTCACTGCCAAACAAAGAGACTCTTCAAGCACAGTTGGTCGGCCGCCTTGGCGGTTTAATCGGATCGCTAGCATATTCTTTGAATTATCCGATGCAGAAATTTGCTTTTGTGGTCGAGGCAGTTAAGAGTTCACAACCGGCTTCGCCAGTTGTGGAGGAAGCAAAAACAGAAGTTACAGAAGCAGCTAATGCTGAATCAGGGCAACCAAAAGAAGAAACTGAAACTGTAGAGACTCCTGCACAAACTAGCGAAGAAAATGCAGAAGTATCCACAGAAGAAAGTGAGATTAAAGAAGAAAAAGAATCCTTCGACTCCGCTCAGGATGAAGAAGTTAATAATAAGGAAGAAGTAAAGGAGAATAATGAGTGA
- a CDS encoding 50S ribosomal protein L1, which produces MPKKNTKTVQDDNPVELEKDSEREAEGLSRHHSEASIDEAASSPDEEAEKGLAAEEGADVDADIPAEIAAINTDNEIAKELNEPATKKGAKKTESKKVVSKKAKLRSKKYHQAKNQVEAGKRYPLDEAVTLVKKVSLSKFDGSIEVHLKLIKKKGKVVSESPKGLFHLPHGSGKQKNIIVLDENKIEEIAKTKRIDFDIALASPELMPKVGKIAKILGPKGKMPDPKSGTVTNDPKKTIEEINAGKVEYRIDAQNQVHQIVGKVSWDDAKLLENIRAIFATLPKSRIETAHLSASISPSVSIDLNSL; this is translated from the coding sequence ATGCCAAAGAAAAACACCAAGACAGTACAGGACGATAATCCGGTTGAACTCGAGAAGGATTCCGAACGGGAAGCCGAAGGTTTAAGTCGCCACCACAGCGAAGCCTCGATAGACGAGGCGGCTTCAAGCCCCGACGAAGAGGCGGAGAAGGGCTTAGCGGCCGAGGAAGGCGCTGATGTTGATGCTGATATTCCTGCCGAGATCGCGGCGATTAATACTGACAATGAGATTGCCAAAGAACTAAACGAACCGGCAACGAAAAAGGGCGCTAAGAAAACCGAGAGTAAAAAGGTCGTATCTAAGAAGGCAAAACTACGCTCCAAAAAATACCACCAGGCAAAGAATCAAGTCGAAGCTGGCAAGCGTTACCCGCTAGACGAAGCAGTGACGTTAGTTAAGAAAGTTTCTTTAAGTAAATTTGACGGCTCGATTGAGGTGCACCTAAAACTTATCAAGAAGAAGGGCAAAGTCGTTTCTGAATCACCGAAAGGCTTGTTCCATCTGCCGCACGGTTCAGGCAAACAAAAAAATATTATTGTTCTAGATGAAAACAAAATAGAAGAGATCGCCAAGACCAAAAGGATTGATTTTGATATCGCCTTAGCTTCGCCGGAGTTGATGCCTAAAGTTGGTAAAATTGCCAAAATTCTCGGCCCTAAAGGCAAAATGCCCGATCCGAAATCCGGCACGGTTACTAACGACCCAAAGAAAACCATCGAAGAAATCAACGCTGGCAAAGTCGAGTACCGCATTGACGCCCAGAACCAAGTTCACCAAATTGTTGGCAAAGTCTCTTGGGACGACGCAAAACTGCTGGAAAACATTCGCGCAATTTTTGCGACCCTACCTAAATCACGGATCGAGACGGCTCATCTGTCGGCCAGTATCAGCCCTTCCGTTTCAATAGATCTAAACTCGCTTTAA
- a CDS encoding histidine phosphatase family protein: protein MDEKFQTIIFLVRHGETDRTYLLDPTIDGERVLTQEGRDQIKKVGEYIANFAPVAIYSSPRLRTIQTAEVIEEVAKIPREIEQKQELYEIYSPGDYQALENIIPKFFDELITKHAGCHIVCTTHQDVIQGGLEAFDLTDEEKDFPCLEAEMYRLVFAGHKLVECQKLTPAASL from the coding sequence ATGGACGAAAAATTTCAAACCATTATCTTCCTGGTGCGTCACGGCGAGACCGACCGGACTTATTTGCTAGACCCAACGATTGACGGTGAACGGGTACTGACGCAAGAGGGGAGAGACCAAATTAAAAAGGTAGGGGAGTATATCGCTAATTTTGCTCCAGTTGCTATTTACTCAAGCCCAAGACTTCGGACGATTCAGACAGCTGAAGTAATTGAGGAAGTGGCAAAGATCCCGCGGGAAATTGAGCAGAAACAAGAACTGTATGAAATTTATAGCCCCGGAGATTACCAGGCCTTAGAGAATATCATTCCGAAGTTTTTCGATGAGCTAATTACGAAACACGCCGGTTGCCACATTGTCTGCACGACGCATCAGGATGTTATTCAAGGCGGACTGGAAGCCTTTGACTTAACTGACGAAGAGAAGGACTTTCCGTGCCTCGAAGCCGAGATGTACCGGTTGGTTTTTGCTGGTCATAAGCTTGTTGAGTGTCAGAAATTGACGCCTGCGGCGAGCTTGTAA
- a CDS encoding pyridoxamine 5'-phosphate oxidase family protein, which translates to MKTKIEILEFIKRHQVCVLATSSKTGKPEAAAIEFAETDNFELIFDTFSTYRKYPNLKANPNVAVVIGWEDATVQYEGVATEVDGEEMEELKNIFVKKNPGASKFFDIPETRYFKVTPEWLRYRDYSTTPETLIELTEF; encoded by the coding sequence ATGAAAACAAAAATAGAGATTCTGGAGTTTATAAAGCGTCATCAAGTTTGTGTCTTGGCTACTTCGTCAAAGACAGGCAAACCCGAAGCTGCCGCGATTGAGTTTGCCGAAACTGACAACTTCGAGCTGATCTTTGATACGTTCTCAACCTATCGCAAATACCCAAACCTCAAGGCCAATCCTAACGTTGCGGTGGTCATTGGCTGGGAGGACGCTACGGTCCAGTACGAAGGGGTAGCGACGGAAGTTGATGGTGAAGAGATGGAGGAGCTGAAAAATATTTTTGTCAAAAAGAACCCGGGAGCAAGTAAGTTCTTCGATATTCCTGAAACCAGATATTTTAAAGTTACCCCCGAATGGTTGAGGTACCGCGACTACAGCACTACACCCGAAACGCTTATAGAGCTAACGGAGTTTTGA
- a CDS encoding type IV secretion system DNA-binding domain-containing protein: MEFLGNYLVWAIGIIVVGLPIGLMFYLLRAQKQEMVRDVNSLVCLTVSLPRDATQPVSGEPVKDFKDLIAPMEQFYSSLTTIIHQRNFVDWLFSTPAHISFEVTAVGGVIHFSIVCPKRIKNIVERQLHSYFPHAEVSSNKPPKLFGPHAKAVAGAVFEQSKSFVLPLKTYQYLETDPLSALTNALTKMKSDETASIQLLIRPTNERWRHHTHMAGQEVLQNRAHLVGRSRIGRAIGLVFDQAKPQGDVREKIHLSSQQEELIKALQEKGAKVGFEAILRVLTTAEDESSAESNLKVIIAAFSQFHAAEFNSLKYRIIAPNRLGRDYLFRMFSNAPKMILNAEELSSIFHLPTRALETPGVKWQLSRSLPPPADLPSDGVVIGETNYRGATTMVHLKEDDRRRHVFMIGKTGVGKTTLFESMIEQDMYQGKGLCFIDPLGDAIEQLIKKVPTERAKDVVLFDPSDTSYPLGLNLLEYSRPEEKDFLIQEVIEIFYKLFDPNRTGIVGPQWEHWARNAALTVMSLPGGGTLIDIPRLFTDDAFRSYAVSQVTDPVVKAFWEQQLAKTADFHKSEMYNYFISKFGRFMTNELMRNIIGQKESSFNFREMMDSGKILFVNLAKGKIGEINSNLLGLILVSKLQVAAFGRADVPEDQRRDFYLYVDEFQNFTTDSFATILAEARKYRLNLNITNQYFAQLTEQIRNAVIGNVGTLISYRIGADDAEFLSHELPGVTAEDLTNLDRFQAYVKLLVDLAPTKPFSMNGVKSPNEGSKQMADWIRNNTRSTFAKSPVVFESQSVGTASRALSTR, encoded by the coding sequence ATGGAGTTCCTAGGTAACTACTTGGTCTGGGCAATCGGAATTATTGTTGTCGGGCTACCGATTGGCTTGATGTTCTACCTATTACGTGCCCAAAAACAAGAGATGGTTAGAGATGTTAATTCTTTGGTGTGCCTAACTGTCTCGTTGCCGCGAGATGCCACTCAACCTGTTTCTGGCGAGCCAGTAAAAGATTTCAAAGATCTTATCGCCCCAATGGAGCAGTTTTACTCGTCGTTGACCACAATCATCCATCAACGTAATTTTGTTGACTGGCTTTTCAGTACACCGGCGCATATCTCTTTTGAAGTAACAGCGGTCGGTGGTGTTATCCATTTTTCGATCGTTTGCCCAAAGCGAATAAAGAATATAGTCGAGCGACAACTGCACAGCTATTTTCCGCACGCTGAAGTAAGTTCGAACAAGCCGCCTAAGCTTTTTGGGCCACACGCTAAAGCCGTGGCGGGTGCCGTATTTGAACAGTCAAAAAGTTTCGTCTTGCCGCTAAAGACCTATCAATACCTAGAAACCGATCCGCTTTCGGCGCTGACAAACGCCCTAACGAAAATGAAGAGTGATGAAACGGCAAGCATCCAACTCCTGATCCGCCCAACTAACGAGCGCTGGCGTCACCATACACACATGGCTGGACAGGAAGTTCTACAGAATCGGGCTCATCTTGTTGGGCGAAGTCGCATCGGCCGTGCGATTGGCTTAGTCTTCGATCAGGCTAAACCGCAAGGCGACGTTAGGGAGAAGATCCACCTCTCATCTCAGCAAGAAGAGCTAATTAAGGCCTTGCAGGAAAAGGGCGCTAAGGTTGGCTTCGAAGCGATACTGCGAGTGCTGACTACCGCTGAGGACGAATCGTCTGCTGAGAGCAATCTAAAAGTCATAATTGCTGCATTCTCCCAATTCCATGCGGCGGAATTTAACTCCTTGAAGTACCGCATTATCGCGCCGAATCGTCTGGGACGCGATTATTTATTTCGAATGTTTTCCAACGCTCCAAAAATGATTCTAAACGCCGAGGAGCTCTCCAGTATCTTCCATCTGCCAACGAGAGCGCTCGAAACGCCCGGGGTCAAATGGCAACTCTCGCGAAGTCTGCCGCCGCCAGCAGATTTGCCCAGTGATGGCGTGGTAATTGGTGAAACGAACTATCGCGGGGCGACCACTATGGTTCATTTGAAAGAAGACGATCGGCGGCGCCACGTGTTTATGATTGGTAAAACCGGCGTCGGTAAAACAACCTTGTTTGAAAGTATGATTGAGCAGGATATGTACCAAGGTAAGGGGTTATGTTTTATTGACCCGCTGGGTGATGCGATTGAGCAACTGATCAAAAAAGTACCGACCGAACGAGCGAAAGACGTTGTACTTTTCGACCCGTCTGATACGTCTTATCCGTTAGGCCTAAACCTACTTGAATACTCACGTCCCGAAGAAAAGGATTTTCTAATTCAAGAAGTAATCGAAATCTTCTACAAATTATTCGACCCAAATCGCACCGGAATCGTTGGACCACAATGGGAACACTGGGCACGTAACGCCGCCTTAACCGTCATGAGCCTGCCCGGCGGCGGAACACTAATCGATATTCCTAGGCTGTTTACCGACGACGCCTTTCGAAGTTACGCTGTCTCGCAAGTGACCGACCCTGTCGTCAAAGCATTCTGGGAACAGCAACTAGCCAAAACGGCCGATTTTCATAAGTCGGAAATGTATAACTACTTTATCTCCAAATTCGGTCGGTTCATGACGAACGAACTGATGCGCAACATCATCGGCCAGAAAGAGTCGTCATTTAATTTCCGCGAGATGATGGACTCTGGCAAGATTCTATTTGTGAACTTAGCCAAGGGCAAAATTGGTGAAATTAACTCTAATTTACTGGGGCTGATTTTGGTCTCTAAATTACAGGTTGCGGCATTCGGTAGAGCTGATGTGCCAGAGGATCAAAGACGAGACTTCTATTTATACGTTGATGAATTTCAAAATTTCACGACCGACTCATTTGCAACTATTCTGGCCGAGGCTCGCAAATACCGACTTAATTTAAATATTACCAACCAATATTTCGCCCAACTAACTGAGCAAATTCGTAACGCTGTGATCGGGAACGTCGGCACCCTGATTAGCTATCGAATTGGTGCCGATGATGCTGAGTTCCTGTCGCATGAATTGCCCGGAGTCACCGCAGAAGACCTTACCAACCTTGATCGTTTCCAGGCATATGTTAAGCTTTTGGTTGATTTGGCACCAACCAAACCCTTTAGTATGAACGGTGTCAAAAGTCCTAACGAAGGCAGTAAACAAATGGCCGATTGGATCCGCAATAATACTCGCTCAACTTTTGCCAAATCCCCAGTAGTTTTTGAAAGTCAGAGTGTGGGTACGGCCTCAAGAGCGCTTTCTACACGATGA
- a CDS encoding non-canonical purine NTP pyrophosphatase: MALFFITGSANKFAEIKSIIPDVEQMDIDLPEIQNIDAHEIIKAKLEEALKHKKAGFIVEDTSLYLDCLKGLPGPLIKWFLKTVGNDGLAEIATKLGNAKAQAKTIIGYASEGGKIEYFEGVIEGTIVAPRGETGFGWDPIFCPDGRDKTFAEMGQEEKNSFSMRNIAATNLKGYLNG, encoded by the coding sequence ATGGCCTTATTTTTCATTACAGGCAGCGCCAATAAATTTGCAGAAATTAAATCTATTATTCCCGACGTTGAACAAATGGACATTGACCTGCCGGAGATTCAAAACATCGATGCGCACGAAATAATTAAAGCAAAATTAGAAGAAGCTCTAAAACATAAAAAAGCCGGATTTATTGTCGAAGATACTTCGCTTTATCTCGATTGTTTGAAGGGTTTACCCGGACCTTTGATTAAATGGTTTTTGAAAACTGTTGGCAATGACGGTTTGGCCGAAATTGCTACGAAACTCGGCAACGCCAAAGCTCAAGCCAAAACGATTATCGGCTACGCTTCGGAAGGTGGCAAGATTGAGTATTTTGAAGGAGTGATTGAAGGGACAATCGTTGCGCCGCGCGGCGAGACAGGTTTTGGCTGGGACCCAATTTTTTGTCCAGATGGCCGTGACAAAACATTCGCCGAAATGGGTCAAGAGGAGAAGAATTCTTTTAGTATGCGCAATATTGCGGCTACGAATCTAAAAGGTTACTTAAATGGCTAG
- the rplL gene encoding 50S ribosomal protein L7/L12 — MSDKTDKLIDQIAELSVMELSELVKAVEEKFGVSAMPVMAAGAAPAAAGAAAGSEAAEEKSEYNVVLAASGDQKIAVIKAVREIKQELGLKEAKDLVDAAPKELGMMKKDDAEAAKKRLEEAGATVELK, encoded by the coding sequence ATGAGTGATAAAACAGACAAATTGATTGACCAGATCGCCGAATTGTCGGTAATGGAACTGTCCGAATTAGTGAAGGCCGTCGAAGAGAAGTTCGGCGTTTCCGCCATGCCAGTTATGGCTGCTGGCGCCGCACCCGCAGCCGCTGGTGCCGCCGCTGGTTCTGAGGCCGCTGAAGAAAAATCTGAGTACAATGTCGTACTCGCTGCTTCCGGCGATCAAAAGATCGCGGTCATTAAGGCTGTTCGCGAAATCAAACAGGAGCTTGGGCTGAAGGAAGCTAAAGACCTCGTCGATGCCGCTCCTAAGGAGCTCGGCATGATGAAGAAAGACGACGCCGAAGCTGCCAAGAAACGTCTCGAAGAAGCCGGCGCGACTGTCGAACTAAAGTAA
- the tgt gene encoding tRNA guanosine(34) transglycosylase Tgt, translating into MFFKVLHKQKNSLARTGELVTPHGIIQTPVFMPVATSGAVKTLFPWEVQELGAEIILGNTYHLHLRPGAGHIAEAGGFAKWTQWNGPVLTDSGGYQAYSLGATRAKTAKTTNDGVRFYSHLDGGKHEFTPESVLDIQRKLGSDIVMPLDDCPPIEATEKRVQSAVIRTTNWARRSTDYWQQQKMGESGRGLFGIIQGGLFEDLRLQSTREIQDLPFDGIAVGGVAIASEGKDKINKAVDYVANHLDPSRPHYLMGIGYPEDIIRMVARGFDMFDCVLPTRLARHGVFWTEALGQFNIMNSSFRNDRSPLDTECGCRMCKTFTRDYLRHLYATGETLAGRALSYHNLWVILRLMERVRSCIKEGNFDVEFQSVLNAPR; encoded by the coding sequence ATGTTTTTTAAAGTTTTACATAAACAGAAAAATTCCCTTGCCCGAACTGGCGAGCTCGTAACGCCACACGGTATTATTCAGACCCCTGTCTTTATGCCCGTTGCCACTTCGGGCGCGGTTAAAACTTTATTCCCTTGGGAGGTTCAAGAGTTGGGAGCTGAAATCATTTTGGGGAATACTTACCATCTGCACTTGCGTCCCGGGGCTGGGCATATAGCCGAGGCTGGAGGTTTTGCCAAATGGACTCAGTGGAACGGGCCGGTTTTGACCGACTCAGGTGGGTATCAAGCCTATTCCTTAGGGGCAACCAGGGCAAAAACCGCCAAGACTACAAACGATGGAGTGCGTTTTTACTCGCATCTTGATGGTGGCAAACATGAGTTTACACCGGAGTCAGTGTTAGACATTCAAAGAAAACTGGGCAGCGATATAGTCATGCCGCTTGATGACTGTCCGCCAATTGAGGCCACCGAAAAGCGCGTTCAGTCAGCAGTTATACGGACCACCAACTGGGCCAGGCGCTCGACAGACTATTGGCAACAGCAAAAAATGGGGGAGTCGGGGAGGGGATTATTCGGCATAATTCAGGGTGGCCTGTTTGAGGACTTGCGGTTGCAATCTACGAGAGAGATCCAAGACCTGCCGTTCGATGGCATTGCAGTTGGCGGTGTGGCGATAGCCAGTGAAGGCAAAGATAAAATTAACAAAGCAGTTGATTACGTCGCCAACCATTTAGATCCGTCTCGACCGCATTACTTGATGGGCATTGGTTATCCAGAGGATATAATCCGCATGGTGGCGCGTGGCTTCGACATGTTTGATTGCGTCTTGCCAACCCGTCTGGCGCGTCACGGCGTTTTTTGGACCGAAGCACTAGGGCAATTTAATATTATGAACTCATCCTTCCGCAACGACCGCAGCCCGTTGGACACTGAGTGCGGCTGTCGAATGTGTAAGACCTTTACTCGCGACTACCTTCGCCACCTTTATGCCACCGGCGAGACTCTGGCAGGCAGGGCGTTAAGTTATCACAACTTATGGGTAATTCTACGGTTAATGGAGCGTGTACGATCTTGCATCAAGGAAGGAAACTTCGATGTGGAGTTTCAGAGCGTCTTAAACGCCCCGCGTTAG